Proteins encoded in a region of the Clostridia bacterium genome:
- the secF gene encoding protein translocase subunit SecF translates to MSKKKFNLMNIGSNLKVAGKWNIYLLVPAVIVLAAIIAFSIFAAVNHTAQQGMNLGLDFTGGTALTVKVGRDLTDQEFQDVSKAFVKIIEDKGFSASEPQKTGVNEETAVYIKYFNAAEDDDKLGDLNNEIVNEVAVKATEMGYDVNNSSEDISWQAISAGSAKRLVRQAIIAIVITWALVLLYVIIRFELWSGIAALIALMFDVIVMTSLTILFHVPVNSTFVAALITIVAYSINNTIIVFDRVRDHVKNKGTTITAENIGFEVDSAVQETTGRSIATTITTMLTVIVLCIIGVDAVREFCLPVIFGLLSGVFTSLFIAPSLYVAMRMSWFRRKAKNAGYENVAAVKTNASAPAKPAKKKKKVAANVTHKYKRK, encoded by the coding sequence ATGAGTAAGAAGAAATTTAATTTGATGAATATCGGTTCTAACCTCAAAGTCGCGGGTAAGTGGAATATTTACCTCTTGGTGCCCGCCGTCATCGTGTTGGCCGCTATCATTGCTTTCAGTATTTTTGCGGCGGTCAATCACACCGCGCAACAAGGTATGAACCTCGGTCTGGACTTCACCGGCGGTACGGCGTTGACCGTGAAAGTCGGGCGTGACCTCACCGACCAAGAGTTCCAAGACGTCAGCAAGGCTTTCGTGAAAATCATCGAGGACAAAGGCTTCTCGGCCTCCGAACCCCAAAAGACGGGCGTCAATGAGGAAACCGCCGTGTACATCAAGTACTTCAACGCCGCCGAGGACGACGACAAGTTGGGCGACCTCAATAACGAAATCGTCAACGAAGTGGCCGTCAAAGCAACCGAGATGGGCTACGACGTGAATAACAGCAGCGAGGATATCAGTTGGCAAGCCATTTCGGCCGGCAGCGCCAAGCGCTTGGTGCGTCAAGCCATCATCGCCATCGTGATCACATGGGCGTTGGTCCTTCTGTACGTCATCATCCGTTTCGAGTTGTGGAGCGGTATCGCGGCCCTCATCGCCTTGATGTTCGACGTCATCGTGATGACCAGCTTGACCATCCTCTTCCACGTGCCCGTGAACAGCACCTTCGTCGCCGCCTTGATCACCATCGTTGCGTATTCGATCAACAATACCATCATCGTGTTCGACCGCGTGCGTGACCACGTGAAGAATAAGGGTACCACCATCACCGCCGAGAATATCGGCTTCGAGGTGGATAGCGCCGTGCAAGAGACCACGGGTAGAAGTATCGCCACCACCATCACGACTATGTTGACCGTCATCGTGCTGTGCATCATCGGCGTGGACGCCGTGCGCGAGTTCTGCCTGCCCGTAATCTTCGGCTTGCTGTCGGGCGTCTTCACGAGCTTGTTCATCGCGCCGAGCTTGTACGTGGCAATGCGTATGTCTTGGTTCCGTCGCAAGGCCAAGAACGCCGGCTACGAGAACGTGGCGGCGGTGAAAACGAATGCGAGTGCGCCCGCTAAACCCGCCAAGAAGAAAAAGAAAGTGGCGGCGAACG
- a CDS encoding TIGR04086 family membrane protein, translating to MEKKTIANAILDVVRALAVALLTNLVAVLLIAVVVKYTGVTQSVATALNQVVKVLSLAVGAVVGFRSGRFGLVLGAVTGLLFTVLGFSVFSLLAGRPLFTDVTVFDFLLGLASGVFSGVLAVNLRTLSHAKRPTRCHRQRSRA from the coding sequence ATGGAAAAGAAAACTATCGCCAATGCTATCTTAGACGTCGTCAGGGCGCTTGCCGTCGCGCTTCTCACCAACCTGGTCGCCGTGCTGCTCATCGCCGTCGTCGTCAAATACACGGGCGTCACCCAGTCGGTCGCCACCGCCCTCAACCAAGTGGTCAAAGTGCTATCCCTCGCCGTAGGCGCCGTCGTAGGCTTCCGTTCGGGGCGTTTCGGTCTCGTCTTGGGCGCCGTCACGGGACTTCTCTTCACTGTTTTGGGCTTCTCGGTCTTCTCTCTTTTGGCGGGACGACCGCTCTTTACGGACGTCACCGTCTTCGACTTTCTCTTGGGACTCGCTTCGGGCGTTTTCTCGGGCGTTCTCGCCGTCAACCTTCGCACGCTTTCCCACGCCAAGCGCCCCACTCGTTGCCATAGGCAACGCTCCCGCGCGTAG
- the secD gene encoding protein translocase subunit SecD: MNKTKAIVVLSIISVLIVLGIVFGFMSLDNGQLGIYDYVAYPKNISLGLDLKGGVYAVFEPRSTDVENLEGRMQGTADSLEDMLFDKGFTEAVVTLENNNTRIRVEVPDVDDPETIFTLIGQPASLAFSSAGSGEELTEENTYVTGEYVENAYVSYDSDSGYVVALEFNNVGATLFAKATEERLNKALNIWINGEWKLGPTVNSVIANGRAIITGNYTYEEANNLAISIQAGAFDVELTMVESNTISPSLGTNSVKTSVIAGLIGLALVIVFMVVFYRLLGVAASIALLFYSTFYIFFMSIFPWVQLTLAGIAGVILSIGMAVDGNIVVFSRIRDEFRLGQAVSMGVHPAIQQGFKRATPAIIDGNVTTILGCIVMLFVGGSSIKSFAITLMIGIIISMFTVLLISRVLVYSIYALAGNKPKWYSLPVADGAGEATESAQVAEETATQAETNEGGADDE; the protein is encoded by the coding sequence GTGAATAAAACGAAAGCAATAGTGGTGTTATCCATCATTAGCGTGCTGATTGTACTTGGCATAGTGTTCGGTTTTATGTCCCTCGACAACGGTCAGTTGGGCATTTACGACTATGTGGCTTATCCCAAAAACATTTCGTTGGGCCTGGATCTGAAGGGCGGCGTCTACGCCGTGTTCGAGCCCCGTTCGACCGACGTTGAAAATTTGGAAGGCAGAATGCAAGGCACCGCCGACAGCTTGGAGGATATGCTCTTCGACAAGGGCTTCACCGAGGCAGTGGTAACATTAGAGAACAACAACACCCGTATCCGTGTGGAAGTGCCCGACGTGGACGATCCCGAGACCATTTTCACCTTGATAGGGCAACCCGCCTCTTTGGCGTTCAGCTCGGCAGGTAGCGGCGAGGAACTCACCGAAGAAAACACCTACGTGACCGGTGAATACGTGGAAAACGCATACGTCAGTTACGACAGCGACAGCGGCTACGTGGTCGCCCTCGAATTCAACAACGTGGGTGCAACCCTGTTTGCGAAAGCCACCGAGGAGCGTCTCAACAAGGCCTTGAACATCTGGATCAACGGCGAATGGAAATTGGGCCCCACCGTCAACTCGGTGATCGCCAACGGCAGAGCCATCATCACCGGTAACTACACCTACGAAGAGGCCAATAACCTGGCCATCAGCATCCAAGCGGGCGCCTTCGACGTGGAGTTGACCATGGTGGAGTCGAACACGATCTCTCCCTCGCTCGGTACCAACAGCGTGAAGACGAGCGTCATCGCCGGTCTCATCGGCTTGGCCTTGGTCATCGTGTTCATGGTGGTGTTCTACCGCTTGCTGGGCGTGGCGGCGAGCATTGCCTTGTTGTTCTACTCGACCTTCTATATCTTCTTTATGAGCATCTTCCCCTGGGTGCAACTCACCTTGGCCGGTATCGCGGGCGTTATCCTGTCTATCGGTATGGCCGTGGACGGCAACATCGTCGTCTTCTCGCGTATCCGCGATGAGTTCCGCCTAGGACAGGCCGTGAGTATGGGCGTGCATCCCGCCATCCAACAGGGCTTCAAGCGTGCGACGCCCGCCATTATCGACGGCAACGTGACCACCATTTTGGGTTGTATCGTCATGTTGTTCGTGGGCGGCAGTTCCATCAAGAGTTTCGCCATCACGTTGATGATCGGTATCATTATCTCCATGTTTACGGTGCTGTTGATATCGCGCGTGTTGGTGTATAGCATCTACGCCTTGGCGGGCAATAAGCCCAAGTGGTACAGCTTGCCCGTGGCCGATGGCGCAGGCGAAGCAACCGAAAGTGCCCAAGTCGCGGAGGAAACCGCAACCCAAGCGGAAACCAACGAAGGAGGTGCCGACGATGAGTAA
- the yajC gene encoding preprotein translocase subunit YajC, translating to MKLLSLAWMLADGAAATGTGTGTGNNKMSIVFIVVLGVAIVAMVFLTILPNKRRQKDYQRMQDELREGTRIMTIGRMVGTVKKVNADGKTLEVDVGTPEQPVVITISREAVGINLDAQEAAQQAREVKHVDVDAPQTPKNEKVEGTESLGEEKSEMPEEKPAVTDDDAI from the coding sequence ATGAAATTGTTAAGTTTGGCATGGATGTTGGCCGACGGCGCCGCCGCCACGGGTACGGGTACCGGCACGGGCAACAATAAAATGAGCATCGTCTTCATCGTCGTATTGGGCGTGGCCATCGTGGCAATGGTCTTTCTGACCATCTTGCCCAACAAGAGAAGACAAAAAGATTATCAAAGAATGCAGGACGAATTGCGCGAGGGTACGCGCATCATGACCATCGGTCGTATGGTCGGCACCGTGAAAAAGGTCAACGCCGACGGCAAAACCCTCGAAGTGGACGTGGGTACGCCCGAGCAACCCGTCGTGATCACCATTAGCCGTGAGGCCGTGGGTATCAATCTGGACGCCCAAGAGGCCGCGCAACAGGCGAGAGAAGTGAAACACGTGGACGTTGACGCGCCGCAAACTCCCAAGAACGAAAAGGTGGAAGGCACCGAGTCCTTGGGCGAAGAGAAGAGCGAAATGCCCGAAGAAAAGCCCGCTGTGACGGACGACGACGCAATCTGA
- the tgt gene encoding tRNA guanosine(34) transglycosylase Tgt — translation MESKFKYEIIHVDKQTGARVGRLTTPHSVIDTPVFMPVGTAATVKALSPEELEELGAQIILSNTYHLFLRPGTEILRKVGGVHKFMNWKRSLLTDSGGFQVFSLSKTRKIREEGVEFASIIDGSKQFISPEVSIDIQNAIGSDIMMAFDECTPPGVKYEYAREAMDRTLRWLERCYKVSEHNPDQMLFPIIQGNMFADLRVESAVRTAEFARCGIAIGGLSVGEPKPVMYEMLEIMRPYYPDNMPRYLMGVGSVDCIVEGVVRGIDMFDCVLPTRIARNGTAMTMKGNLTIRNARYKDDLRPVEEGCDCYCCRNYTRAYVRHLINTDEIFGGRLLSIHNIHCLMRLTEKIREAIMQDSLLDFRNDFFAVWREKAEEDR, via the coding sequence ATGGAAAGCAAGTTCAAGTATGAAATAATACACGTCGATAAGCAGACGGGGGCGAGAGTGGGCCGATTGACCACCCCGCACAGCGTGATAGATACGCCCGTCTTTATGCCCGTGGGTACGGCGGCGACCGTGAAGGCGCTAAGTCCCGAGGAATTGGAAGAGTTGGGCGCGCAGATCATTTTGTCCAATACGTACCACCTCTTTTTGCGCCCCGGCACCGAGATATTGCGCAAAGTGGGCGGCGTGCATAAGTTTATGAATTGGAAGCGAAGCCTGTTGACCGACAGCGGCGGCTTTCAGGTATTCAGCCTGTCCAAAACGCGCAAGATAAGAGAGGAGGGCGTGGAGTTCGCGTCCATCATCGACGGCAGCAAACAGTTCATCAGCCCCGAAGTGAGCATCGACATTCAAAACGCCATCGGATCGGATATTATGATGGCTTTCGACGAGTGTACGCCCCCGGGGGTGAAATACGAGTATGCGCGAGAGGCGATGGACAGGACCTTGCGTTGGCTGGAGCGGTGCTACAAAGTGAGCGAACATAACCCCGACCAAATGCTCTTCCCCATCATCCAAGGCAATATGTTCGCCGACCTACGGGTGGAGAGCGCCGTTCGTACGGCCGAATTCGCGCGGTGCGGTATCGCCATCGGCGGGTTGTCCGTGGGCGAGCCCAAGCCCGTGATGTACGAAATGTTGGAAATCATGCGCCCCTATTATCCCGACAATATGCCCCGCTATTTGATGGGCGTGGGGAGCGTGGACTGCATAGTGGAAGGCGTGGTGCGCGGTATCGATATGTTCGACTGCGTGTTGCCTACGCGTATCGCCCGAAACGGCACGGCGATGACCATGAAGGGCAATCTGACCATCCGCAACGCGCGCTACAAGGACGACCTGCGCCCCGTGGAAGAGGGGTGCGATTGCTACTGCTGCCGTAATTATACGAGGGCGTACGTGCGCCACCTCATCAATACGGACGAAATATTCGGCGGGCGGCTGCTGTCTATCCACAATATCCATTGCCTGATGCGGCTGACCGAAAAGATACGCGAGGCCATCATGCAAGACAGTTTGCTCGACTTCCGCAACGACTTCTTCGCCGTGTGGCGGGAGAAGGCCGAGGAAGATAGGTAA